A window from Vibrio cortegadensis encodes these proteins:
- the murE gene encoding UDP-N-acetylmuramoyl-L-alanyl-D-glutamate--2,6-diaminopimelate ligase — MSYSMSLTSLISPWVDVSKTTANEVIVTHLELDSRKVQSGDTFVAIIGHAVDGRQYIEKAIAQGANLVLAQADEQHPHASIETQSEVMVVYIDSLNAHLSQLAGRLYSASTSSLIGVTGTNGKTTITQLISQWLELLSVKSAVMGTTGNGFLDDLQPAANTTGNAIEIQHTLSQLAAQGAKYTSLEISSHGLVQGRVKALGFSAGVFTNLSRDHLDYHGTMQEYAKAKLSLFTHHQCQNAIINVDDSVGAEWIESVPNAIAVSLKSPCSSRPSIWATHIEYAESGITIDFNGHWGEGRLHAPLIGEFNACNVMLALATLLSLGFDKQHLLQTAADLKPVLGRMELFQTQNRAKLVVDYAHTPDALEKALSALRVHCNGQLWAIFGCGGDRDTGKRPMMAAIAEKLADKAILTDDNPRSEDPGLIVQDMLGGLEKPDLAIVEHDRFKAAEYAFTHAGENDIILLAGKGHEDYQVLVHDTVHYSDRETAQSLLGLAL; from the coding sequence ATGAGCTATAGCATGAGTTTGACTTCACTGATTTCACCTTGGGTTGATGTCAGCAAAACCACCGCTAATGAGGTTATCGTAACGCACTTAGAGTTAGACAGCCGTAAAGTGCAATCGGGAGATACGTTTGTTGCGATCATCGGTCACGCCGTTGATGGGCGTCAATATATAGAAAAAGCGATCGCTCAAGGTGCTAATCTTGTGCTTGCCCAAGCCGATGAACAACATCCTCACGCTAGCATTGAGACTCAATCAGAGGTGATGGTTGTCTATATTGATTCACTTAATGCTCATCTCTCTCAGTTGGCTGGCCGCTTATATAGCGCCTCAACATCATCATTGATTGGTGTGACGGGGACGAATGGTAAAACGACCATTACTCAGTTAATTTCCCAGTGGCTTGAGCTTTTAAGTGTTAAATCTGCGGTGATGGGAACAACGGGGAATGGCTTCCTTGATGATTTGCAACCTGCCGCGAATACCACCGGAAATGCCATTGAGATCCAGCATACCTTAAGTCAACTTGCTGCGCAGGGGGCGAAATATACGTCTCTAGAAATATCCTCTCATGGGTTAGTTCAAGGTCGAGTGAAAGCATTAGGTTTTTCGGCTGGGGTCTTTACTAATCTCAGCCGTGATCATCTGGATTACCATGGCACCATGCAAGAGTACGCGAAGGCTAAGTTAAGCCTCTTTACTCATCATCAGTGTCAGAACGCCATTATCAATGTCGATGACAGTGTAGGTGCTGAATGGATCGAATCGGTGCCAAATGCGATTGCTGTGTCATTAAAATCACCTTGTTCATCGCGCCCTTCTATTTGGGCGACGCACATTGAATACGCGGAGTCAGGCATTACGATCGACTTCAATGGGCATTGGGGGGAAGGGCGTTTGCATGCGCCATTGATTGGAGAATTCAATGCTTGCAACGTGATGCTAGCGCTGGCGACATTACTGTCATTGGGCTTTGATAAGCAGCACCTATTACAAACTGCTGCGGACCTGAAACCTGTACTTGGTCGTATGGAGTTATTTCAAACTCAAAACCGCGCTAAGTTAGTTGTGGATTATGCTCATACTCCTGATGCTTTAGAGAAAGCGTTATCGGCACTACGTGTACATTGTAATGGTCAGTTGTGGGCTATTTTTGGTTGCGGAGGCGATCGTGATACAGGTAAGCGCCCAATGATGGCTGCTATTGCTGAGAAGCTCGCAGATAAAGCGATATTAACCGATGATAATCCACGCAGTGAAGACCCCGGGTTAATAGTACAAGATATGTTGGGCGGATTAGAAAAACCGGATCTGGCGATAGTGGAACATGATCGATTCAAAGCCGCTGAGTATGCCTTTACTCACGCAGGAGAGAACGACATCATTCTGCTCGCGGGTAAAGGCCACGAGGATTACCAAGTGCTAGTCCATGATACGGTTCATTATTCAGATCGTGAGACCGCTCAGTCTCTTTTAGGATTAGCGTTATGA